A genome region from Labilibaculum antarcticum includes the following:
- a CDS encoding hybrid sensor histidine kinase/response regulator yields the protein MNKYQILIVDDILDNIKVLQSILSDDSYKISYALNGQDALKLCVTESFDLVLLDIMMPEMDGYEVCEYLKSKDKTKDVPVIFLTARVDEEAIIKGFETGAQDYVTKPFNPQELIARVNTHLDLKYKNQELKMMNLELEERVAARTMELVESNKNLEHANHQLSTLEDAKNDFLSLMSTELREPLNGIVGFAEMLEFSIKNKTNLKYVRYIIQACEKLTGVSDMALLLSALRFDRYEMKILGISVYEVVKSSIEKLKPLISERKVKLKIDIPKNYIIRGDEKLLGISMEKVIENAITNAPSRSEVFVGASLEGQSVKVFVQDLGVHFSPSEVDYTFHFFELNKEDRRQDFNRFTAGLVVVKLVMDLHKAKVEVVNLNEGGVRVSFHLPVY from the coding sequence ATGAATAAATACCAGATTTTAATTGTTGATGATATACTGGATAATATTAAAGTTTTACAATCCATTCTTTCCGATGACTCCTACAAAATTAGTTATGCCCTAAATGGGCAAGATGCCCTTAAATTATGCGTTACTGAAAGTTTTGATTTGGTTTTGCTCGATATCATGATGCCTGAAATGGATGGTTATGAGGTTTGTGAGTATTTGAAATCGAAAGATAAAACAAAGGATGTTCCCGTAATTTTTCTTACTGCCAGAGTTGATGAAGAAGCTATTATTAAAGGCTTTGAAACAGGAGCTCAGGATTATGTGACAAAACCATTTAATCCGCAGGAATTAATTGCCAGAGTGAATACGCATCTTGATTTAAAATACAAGAATCAGGAGTTGAAAATGATGAACTTGGAATTGGAAGAGCGGGTTGCTGCCCGAACCATGGAGTTGGTCGAATCAAATAAAAATCTGGAACATGCAAACCATCAACTTTCTACTCTTGAAGATGCCAAGAATGATTTCTTGTCGCTCATGTCAACTGAATTAAGAGAGCCACTAAACGGTATTGTGGGGTTTGCTGAAATGTTAGAATTTTCCATCAAGAATAAGACTAATCTTAAATACGTACGTTACATTATTCAGGCATGTGAAAAACTGACTGGTGTTTCGGATATGGCATTATTGCTTTCGGCCTTGCGATTTGATCGTTATGAAATGAAAATATTAGGCATTTCGGTTTACGAGGTCGTAAAAAGTAGTATTGAAAAGTTAAAACCATTGATTTCGGAACGAAAGGTTAAATTAAAAATAGATATTCCTAAAAATTACATCATTCGTGGTGACGAGAAATTGCTTGGTATCAGCATGGAGAAAGTAATTGAAAATGCAATTACTAATGCACCTTCACGTTCGGAAGTTTTTGTTGGCGCTTCGCTCGAAGGCCAGAGTGTTAAAGTTTTTGTTCAGGATTTAGGAGTGCATTTTTCGCCATCAGAAGTAGACTATACCTTCCACTTTTTTGAGCTAAACAAGGAAGACAGAAGACAAGATTTTAACCGTTTTACAGCAGGCTTAGTGGTCGTTAAATTAGTAATGGATCTGCATAAAGCCAAAGTTGAGGTGGTCAATCTGAACGAAGGTGGTGTTCGGGTATCTTTTCACCTTCCGGTGTATTAA
- the rfbC gene encoding dTDP-4-dehydrorhamnose 3,5-epimerase has protein sequence MNFIKTEIPEVVIIEPKVFGDDRGYFFESFNQKEFEENIGKVDFVQDNESKSSRGVLRGLHFQKPPFNQAKLVRCIEGEVLDVAVDLRKDSATYKKYVAVKLNGENKRQLFVPRGFAHGFVVLSEKATFAYKVDNWYAPNHDSGIAWNDEEIAVDWQIAAEEVQLSGKDLQLLPLCETENPFTLKMELCEY, from the coding sequence ATGAATTTTATAAAAACAGAAATACCCGAAGTAGTCATCATCGAACCTAAAGTGTTTGGGGATGATAGAGGCTACTTTTTTGAATCTTTCAATCAGAAAGAGTTTGAAGAAAACATAGGGAAAGTTGATTTTGTTCAGGACAATGAATCAAAATCATCAAGAGGAGTGTTGAGAGGTTTGCATTTTCAAAAACCTCCTTTCAATCAAGCCAAATTGGTTCGTTGTATAGAGGGAGAAGTATTGGATGTAGCGGTAGATCTTCGAAAAGATTCAGCAACGTATAAAAAATATGTAGCGGTGAAATTGAACGGGGAAAACAAACGACAGTTGTTTGTTCCCAGAGGATTTGCACATGGCTTTGTAGTATTGAGTGAGAAAGCAACTTTCGCCTATAAAGTTGATAACTGGTATGCTCCTAATCACGATTCAGGCATTGCCTGGAATGATGAAGAGATTGCTGTTGATTGGCAAATTGCAGCAGAAGAAGTTCAATTGTCGGGAAAAGATCTGCAATTATTGCCATTGTGTGAGACTGAAAATCCTTTTACTTTAAAAATGGAATTATGCGAATATTGA
- a CDS encoding four helix bundle protein — protein sequence MANVEKFEDLKIWQDARVLVGDVYLILKENRDFGFRDQIQRASVSVMNNIAEGFERNSDAEFKRFLDIAKASSGEVRSMLYLAEDLNYLTIEKAQELRVRSSNLSGAISNLMKYLCKK from the coding sequence ATGGCAAATGTCGAGAAGTTTGAAGATTTAAAAATTTGGCAGGATGCCAGAGTACTTGTTGGTGACGTTTATTTAATATTGAAAGAAAACAGAGATTTTGGTTTTCGGGATCAAATTCAAAGAGCTTCAGTATCTGTCATGAACAATATTGCAGAAGGTTTTGAACGGAACTCAGATGCTGAATTCAAAAGATTTCTGGATATTGCAAAAGCCTCATCAGGTGAGGTGCGTAGCATGCTTTATTTGGCTGAAGACCTTAATTACCTTACTATAGAAAAAGCCCAGGAACTAAGAGTACGTTCCAGTAATTTATCAGGTGCAATAAGCAATTTGATGAAGTATCTATGCAAAAAATAG
- the rfbB gene encoding dTDP-glucose 4,6-dehydratase: MKSILVTGGAGFIGSHLVRLLVNKYPDYKIINMDVLTYAGNLANLKDIEDKENYEFVKCDICDFEKVQKIFLDYKIESVIHLAAESHVDRSIKDPFSFAQTNVMGTLSLLQAAKFAWEGNYEGKLFYHVSTDEVYGSLGEEGFFLETTAYDPHSPYSASKASSDHFVRSFQDTFGLPTVISNCSNNYGSYQFPEKLIPLFINNICNNKALPVYGKGLNVRDWLYVEDHARAIDVIFHEGKVGDTYNIGGFNEWTNIDLIKVMIKTVDRLLGREEGESEKLITYVTDRAGHDLRYAIDSTKLKEELGWEPSLQFEEGIEETVKWYLENKEWMENITSGEYEKYYAEMYKS, translated from the coding sequence ATGAAATCAATCCTAGTTACCGGAGGTGCCGGATTTATCGGTTCGCACCTTGTTCGTTTGTTGGTCAATAAATATCCTGATTATAAAATTATTAACATGGATGTCTTGACCTATGCAGGAAATTTGGCCAACCTAAAAGACATTGAAGACAAAGAAAATTACGAATTCGTAAAATGCGATATCTGTGATTTCGAAAAGGTTCAGAAGATCTTTCTTGACTATAAAATTGAAAGTGTGATTCATTTGGCTGCCGAGTCTCATGTTGATCGTTCGATTAAAGATCCATTTTCCTTTGCACAAACCAATGTAATGGGAACATTGAGTTTATTGCAGGCAGCAAAGTTTGCCTGGGAAGGAAATTACGAAGGGAAATTGTTCTACCATGTATCTACGGATGAAGTGTACGGCTCTTTAGGGGAAGAAGGATTCTTTTTGGAAACAACAGCTTACGATCCTCACTCACCTTATTCAGCATCCAAAGCTTCTTCGGATCATTTCGTGAGATCATTTCAGGATACCTTTGGATTGCCAACCGTAATTTCCAACTGTTCGAACAACTATGGTTCTTATCAGTTTCCTGAAAAATTGATTCCTTTGTTCATCAACAACATCTGTAACAACAAAGCACTTCCGGTTTATGGAAAGGGTCTAAATGTTAGAGATTGGTTGTATGTGGAAGATCACGCCAGAGCCATTGATGTGATTTTCCATGAAGGAAAAGTAGGAGATACCTATAACATTGGTGGATTCAACGAATGGACGAACATTGATCTGATCAAAGTGATGATTAAAACCGTCGACAGATTATTGGGTCGTGAAGAAGGCGAATCTGAAAAACTGATTACCTATGTTACCGATCGTGCCGGTCATGATTTGCGTTACGCAATTGATTCGACCAAATTGAAAGAAGAATTAGGTTGGGAGCCATCTTTGCAATTCGAAGAGGGAATTGAGGAAACCGTAAAGTGGTATCTGGAGAATAAGGAATGGATGGAGAACATCACCAGTGGAGAATACGAGAAATACTACGCGGAGATGTATAAGTCGTAA
- the rfbD gene encoding dTDP-4-dehydrorhamnose reductase yields the protein MRILICGANGQLGSEINELSASFSNLEFVFSDLPELDICNREMLARFVSENQIKGIINCAAYTAVDKAEEDSKTAELVNATAVGNLVAIAEAQNLKLIHISTDYVFDGTAHFPYSEDCEVSPIGVYGKTKRKGEEFVLTSSSESIVIRTSWLYSSFGNNFVKTMLRLGAERAELGVIFDQVGTPTYARDLANVCLEIFSKEDKMDQKGKVYHFSNEGVASWFDFSKAIMEMGNVDCIVNPIETKDYPTPAQRPHYSVLNKAKIKAVFGIEVPYWRDSLKICIEKLME from the coding sequence ATGCGAATATTGATATGTGGTGCAAATGGTCAATTGGGTTCAGAAATAAATGAGCTTAGTGCATCATTTTCAAATTTGGAATTTGTTTTTTCCGATCTACCGGAATTAGACATTTGCAATAGAGAAATGCTTGCCCGGTTCGTAAGCGAAAATCAAATAAAAGGAATCATTAACTGTGCAGCTTATACGGCTGTGGATAAGGCAGAAGAAGATTCTAAAACTGCTGAATTGGTAAATGCAACTGCTGTCGGGAATTTGGTGGCTATTGCTGAAGCTCAGAATTTGAAACTGATTCACATTTCTACAGATTACGTTTTTGATGGAACTGCTCATTTTCCTTACTCAGAAGATTGTGAAGTATCACCAATCGGGGTGTACGGAAAGACAAAAAGAAAAGGGGAGGAGTTTGTTCTTACTTCTTCGTCTGAATCTATTGTAATTCGAACGTCATGGTTGTATTCTTCGTTCGGGAACAATTTTGTGAAAACCATGCTTCGTTTGGGAGCTGAAAGAGCTGAACTAGGTGTGATCTTTGATCAGGTAGGAACTCCTACTTATGCAAGAGATTTAGCTAATGTATGTCTGGAGATTTTTTCCAAAGAAGATAAAATGGATCAAAAAGGGAAGGTATATCATTTCTCGAATGAAGGTGTTGCTTCCTGGTTCGATTTTTCCAAAGCGATCATGGAAATGGGAAATGTAGATTGTATTGTAAATCCAATTGAAACGAAAGACTACCCAACTCCGGCGCAACGACCACATTATTCAGTACTAAACAAGGCAAAGATCAAAGCGGTTTTTGGAATTGAAGTTCCTTATTGGAGAGATTCTTTAAAAATATGTATTGAGAAATTAATGGAATAG
- a CDS encoding DUF3857 domain-containing protein, producing the protein MKQITLLGLLSCLLFLTPAFAKKESIKYPAFTIPTELKKNANAVVRLDQAEFTVYSPKNSSLKQKMVITILNKKGESYASIPFGYSKFMTLESLKITIYNSSGIQIKKVKDSEIKDYSYSSAGELIGDSRYKIYESLQKQYPYTIEYESESNYKGLFVYPSWRAYPGYLVSIENSSMKVILPEEENLRYKCINYTDSISTCTENHVKIYQWGIDSLPALKREPYSTGVLSQAPQILLAPLNFEMDNYPGSLESWNSLGKWFASLNKGRDQIPTDEQAHIIELTKDCQTDTEKVKALYEYMQSKTRYIGIQLGIGGNQPFPAEMVSEKAYGDCKALSNYMKSLLKVVNIPSNYTLVRAGESNSFQHIDFVHDYFNHVILRVPIQNDTIWLECTSQKMPFGYLGTFTDDRDVLCVNNEGGELCHTPIYSMEENQQIQTGTFTIQTNGNAKAQITTQFSGIQYENIETLYSTSSAEEQKKFLYEEHINLPDFTINDYSLEENKSRIPSSVLKLDLDVRNYASQTGDRLFIPLNQINRISYVPKKLKKRLTDIRYARSMEDRDSICFILPKDYKIESIPKKKIIESDFGYYQRTIEVLDNKVYYTRIYRKHKNTFKASRYEEFRTFRKELEKADKLRLVLKKIT; encoded by the coding sequence ATGAAACAAATTACACTACTAGGACTACTCTCTTGCCTTTTATTTCTCACGCCTGCTTTTGCAAAAAAAGAAAGCATCAAATATCCTGCATTTACGATTCCCACTGAACTTAAAAAAAATGCCAATGCCGTAGTTCGTTTAGATCAGGCAGAATTTACTGTTTACTCACCAAAGAATTCAAGTCTAAAGCAAAAAATGGTGATAACAATCCTAAATAAAAAGGGCGAATCGTATGCTTCAATTCCATTTGGTTACAGTAAATTCATGACTCTCGAAAGTTTAAAAATCACCATATACAATTCGTCAGGTATTCAAATTAAAAAAGTAAAAGATTCCGAAATTAAAGACTATAGCTATAGCTCGGCGGGCGAATTAATAGGTGATTCGCGCTATAAAATTTACGAATCACTTCAAAAACAATATCCATATACCATTGAATACGAATCAGAATCAAATTATAAGGGGCTTTTTGTTTATCCAAGCTGGAGAGCTTATCCAGGATATTTAGTAAGTATCGAAAATTCTTCAATGAAAGTAATACTTCCTGAAGAAGAAAATTTACGTTACAAATGCATCAATTACACCGATTCGATAAGTACCTGCACCGAAAATCATGTGAAAATATATCAATGGGGAATTGACAGTTTACCAGCCTTAAAAAGGGAACCCTACTCTACTGGTGTGCTTTCCCAAGCTCCTCAAATTCTTCTTGCTCCACTCAATTTCGAAATGGATAATTATCCGGGCAGTTTAGAAAGTTGGAACAGTCTGGGGAAATGGTTTGCAAGTTTAAATAAGGGACGGGATCAAATTCCAACAGATGAACAGGCTCATATTATTGAACTCACAAAAGATTGCCAGACCGATACTGAAAAAGTGAAAGCTTTGTATGAATACATGCAATCAAAAACGAGATATATAGGCATACAATTGGGAATCGGTGGTAATCAACCATTTCCGGCAGAAATGGTTTCTGAAAAAGCTTATGGTGATTGCAAGGCATTATCCAATTACATGAAATCCCTGCTTAAGGTTGTGAACATTCCCTCCAACTACACTTTGGTGCGGGCCGGCGAAAGCAATAGTTTCCAACATATTGATTTTGTGCATGATTATTTCAACCATGTAATTTTACGTGTTCCTATACAGAACGACACAATTTGGCTCGAATGTACGAGTCAAAAAATGCCTTTTGGCTACCTGGGAACCTTTACGGATGACCGCGATGTATTGTGTGTTAATAATGAGGGTGGAGAATTATGTCATACTCCTATTTACTCGATGGAAGAAAACCAGCAAATTCAGACAGGTACTTTTACCATACAAACCAATGGGAATGCAAAAGCTCAAATTACAACCCAATTTTCAGGAATTCAATATGAAAATATAGAAACTCTATACAGCACAAGCAGCGCCGAAGAACAGAAAAAATTCCTTTACGAAGAACACATCAATCTGCCCGATTTTACAATTAATGACTATAGTTTAGAAGAAAATAAGAGCAGAATACCATCCTCTGTTTTAAAACTGGATCTTGATGTGAGAAACTATGCTTCACAAACCGGCGACCGACTATTTATTCCCCTCAATCAGATCAACAGAATCAGTTACGTTCCGAAAAAATTAAAAAAAAGACTTACTGATATTCGCTACGCACGATCAATGGAAGATAGAGACAGCATCTGTTTTATACTTCCCAAAGACTACAAAATTGAAAGCATCCCCAAAAAAAAGATAATCGAATCGGACTTTGGATACTACCAAAGAACAATTGAGGTGCTCGACAATAAAGTTTACTACACCCGAATTTACCGCAAACACAAAAACACCTTTAAAGCATCCCGTTACGAGGAATTTCGAACTTTCCGAAAAGAGCTCGAAAAAGCAGACAAGCTTAGATTGGTGTTGAAGAAGATAACATAG
- a CDS encoding DUF2461 domain-containing protein: MLNNSIYEFLLELRENNNRDWFHANKEKYDKAKKDFELFVELSIEQIKDIDPDISGLHAKDCIFRIFRDVRFSKDKRPYKTHFGAFLAKSGRKSRYGGYYIHIEPEASFLGGGCYMPAPNVLKAIREEIFQNPLEFKEIITNKEFISHFPEMYGDKLKTAPRGYPKDFKYIDLLNFKNYAVGKTIPDKIVQSEQFPIEISKCFSSLHTLNAYLNNIVEDI, translated from the coding sequence ATGCTGAATAATAGTATATATGAGTTCCTTCTCGAACTAAGAGAGAATAACAACAGAGATTGGTTTCATGCGAATAAAGAAAAATACGATAAGGCAAAGAAAGATTTTGAACTTTTCGTTGAACTTAGTATAGAACAAATAAAAGACATTGATCCAGACATATCAGGCTTACACGCGAAAGACTGCATTTTCAGGATTTTTCGTGATGTAAGATTTTCTAAAGATAAACGTCCTTATAAAACACATTTCGGAGCCTTCCTTGCAAAAAGTGGCCGAAAAAGCAGATATGGAGGTTACTACATTCATATAGAACCGGAAGCAAGCTTTTTAGGTGGTGGTTGCTACATGCCTGCACCCAATGTTCTTAAAGCCATTCGCGAAGAAATATTCCAAAATCCACTTGAATTCAAAGAAATCATCACCAATAAAGAATTTATCTCGCATTTCCCTGAAATGTATGGTGACAAACTAAAGACTGCTCCCCGGGGTTATCCTAAAGATTTTAAATACATTGATCTGCTTAATTTTAAAAACTACGCTGTTGGTAAAACAATACCGGATAAAATCGTACAATCCGAGCAATTTCCAATTGAGATTTCTAAATGCTTCTCAAGCTTGCATACACTTAATGCCTATTTAAATAATATTGTGGAGGATATATAA
- a CDS encoding four helix bundle protein, with product MANIESFEDLKIWQDSRSLVALIYNLMQTNKDYGFKDQIQRASVSIMNNIAEGFERNSDAEFKRFLDIAKASCGEVRSMLYLAEDLKYTSKKEAEEFRTKCSYLSGGIANLMKYLKSQK from the coding sequence ATGGCAAATATTGAAAGTTTTGAAGATTTAAAAATATGGCAAGATTCCCGAAGTCTAGTTGCTTTAATATATAACTTAATGCAGACAAATAAGGATTACGGATTTAAAGATCAGATACAAAGAGCATCTGTATCCATCATGAATAATATAGCCGAAGGGTTCGAACGAAATTCAGACGCAGAATTTAAAAGGTTTCTGGATATTGCCAAAGCTTCCTGTGGAGAAGTACGCAGCATGTTGTATCTAGCCGAAGACTTAAAATACACCTCTAAAAAAGAAGCCGAAGAGTTCCGCACAAAATGCAGTTATTTATCAGGAGGAATTGCAAATCTTATGAAATACCTAAAATCCCAAAAATGA
- a CDS encoding capsule assembly Wzi family protein, with amino-acid sequence MIHKKLVIAAVILCFVNLTYGQKKVNYELGATTNISSKSNLPFWSVSNQNGRIPNENSLVTDLSVFTQFTNSDASDFDHEFGLSLSGSIADDVDGMISQAYGRFRWKKLQLSVGSRYEDIQFDNLSAINGNLFLSNNARPIPRISIGTQDYWELPYIGDWVSVKGMFSEGIMLDDRYVANTRVHYKNVYVKLGGDRKLNLVLGFQHYVQYDGRSSDPEIGEISTNLENYARMLVAKGGTEGQLAGEVENALGNHLGGWDIHVHYKTEKVDWELYRQTMFEDHSGIYITRPDGVTGLFARFKAEKALVQSVMYENYYTKYQSGSLAGVKPDGGLYTGRDSYFNNGIYRSGWTHYGRTLGIPFFTPKEVNEDGFTLGVSNNRIVAHHLGIKGHLFHKVPYRTLISYSQNWGTYGNQEGVREQLSAMLELQLPKNTLPFEMSFAITMDQGEMYKDNVGCFLRIYKKGIF; translated from the coding sequence ATGATCCATAAGAAATTAGTAATCGCTGCAGTCATTCTTTGTTTCGTAAATTTGACTTACGGGCAAAAGAAAGTCAATTACGAACTAGGCGCAACAACAAATATTTCATCCAAATCGAACTTGCCTTTTTGGTCAGTGAGCAATCAGAATGGTCGTATTCCCAATGAAAATTCTTTGGTGACTGATCTGTCGGTATTTACTCAATTTACTAATTCGGATGCTTCTGATTTCGATCATGAATTTGGATTGAGCTTATCAGGTTCAATCGCAGATGATGTTGATGGCATGATCAGTCAGGCATACGGTCGATTTCGCTGGAAGAAGCTTCAGCTGTCAGTTGGTTCGCGTTACGAAGACATTCAATTCGATAATTTGTCGGCTATCAATGGAAATTTGTTCCTGTCCAATAATGCCCGTCCCATTCCAAGAATTTCAATCGGGACACAAGATTATTGGGAGCTTCCTTATATAGGCGATTGGGTATCTGTAAAGGGAATGTTCTCAGAGGGAATCATGCTCGACGACCGCTATGTTGCCAATACCCGGGTTCATTACAAAAATGTGTATGTGAAATTGGGCGGAGATCGAAAATTGAATCTAGTGCTTGGATTTCAGCATTACGTTCAGTATGATGGACGTTCTTCTGATCCTGAAATAGGAGAAATTTCAACAAATCTGGAAAATTATGCCCGTATGCTGGTGGCCAAAGGAGGCACTGAAGGTCAATTGGCTGGCGAAGTCGAAAATGCCTTGGGCAATCACTTGGGCGGATGGGACATTCATGTTCATTACAAAACAGAGAAAGTAGATTGGGAATTGTACCGGCAAACCATGTTTGAGGATCATTCGGGCATTTACATCACTCGCCCCGATGGGGTAACTGGTTTGTTTGCCAGATTCAAAGCCGAAAAAGCTTTGGTGCAATCGGTGATGTATGAGAATTATTACACCAAATATCAATCTGGAAGTTTAGCTGGTGTTAAACCAGATGGAGGTCTTTATACTGGTCGAGATAGTTATTTCAATAATGGAATTTATCGATCTGGATGGACTCATTACGGCAGAACTTTGGGCATTCCTTTTTTCACTCCTAAAGAGGTAAACGAGGATGGTTTTACATTAGGTGTTAGCAACAATCGGATAGTCGCTCATCATTTGGGTATTAAAGGCCATCTATTTCATAAAGTTCCGTACCGCACGTTAATTAGCTATTCTCAAAACTGGGGAACATATGGTAACCAGGAGGGAGTGCGAGAGCAATTATCAGCTATGTTGGAGCTGCAATTGCCAAAAAACACACTCCCGTTCGAAATGAGTTTTGCCATAACAATGGATCAGGGAGAAATGTACAAAGACAATGTGGGGTGTTTTTTGAGAATTTACAAGAAAGGGATATTTTAG
- a CDS encoding GxxExxY protein, whose product MKQDYILKKECYKIIGSCMEVHSELGCGFLEAVYQEALEIELVEKEIDFEREVELGIVYKGNQLDKKYYADFLCFDEVIVELKAVKTLDDIHTAQVLNYLKATGKRVGLLINFGATSLQYKRFIL is encoded by the coding sequence ATGAAGCAAGACTATATTCTGAAGAAAGAATGCTACAAAATTATTGGTAGTTGTATGGAAGTTCATTCAGAACTCGGATGTGGTTTTTTGGAAGCGGTTTATCAAGAAGCTCTGGAAATAGAATTAGTAGAAAAAGAGATTGATTTTGAAAGAGAGGTAGAACTTGGAATTGTATATAAAGGAAATCAGCTTGATAAGAAATATTACGCTGATTTTCTTTGTTTTGATGAAGTTATTGTTGAGTTAAAGGCTGTAAAAACTTTGGATGATATTCATACTGCTCAAGTTTTAAATTATTTGAAGGCTACGGGTAAAAGAGTAGGGCTATTAATCAATTTTGGAGCAACAAGTTTGCAGTACAAAAGATTCATTTTGTAG
- a CDS encoding mannose-1-phosphate guanylyltransferase, with translation MNNNYIVIMAGGVGSRFWPMSTEEKPKQFLDVLGIGKTLLQQTVARFKTIAPAENILIVTSAKYKALVTEQCPELLESNILLEPCMRNTAPCIAYAAYKIKGLNPDANMVVAPSDHLITNEAEFIRVIKNGLEFTVNNDTLLTLGIQPHRPETGYGYIQADSINNEKLISKNFETDNRQAITDNPLNVIAFKEKPDLVTAKEYLAAGNYYWNSGIFLWSLKSIVKAFEKDLPEVAELFQKGAAVYNTNKEQAFIDEMFPTCMKISIDYGIMEKADNIYVQPADFGWSDLGTWGSLWEKRERCEQGNTVVGEKVHVFESSNCIVNMPKNKKVVIQGLNDCIVVEDNDVLLICKKEEEQRIKEFRAAVLND, from the coding sequence ATGAACAACAACTACATAGTTATCATGGCCGGGGGAGTCGGTTCCCGTTTTTGGCCGATGAGTACAGAAGAAAAGCCAAAGCAGTTTTTAGATGTTTTGGGAATTGGAAAAACGCTGTTGCAGCAAACCGTAGCTCGTTTCAAAACAATTGCTCCGGCTGAGAACATTCTGATTGTGACTTCAGCCAAGTACAAAGCATTGGTAACAGAACAATGTCCTGAATTGTTGGAGAGCAACATATTATTGGAGCCATGCATGCGAAACACAGCACCCTGTATCGCTTATGCAGCTTACAAAATAAAAGGATTGAATCCTGATGCCAATATGGTGGTAGCTCCGTCGGATCATTTGATTACCAATGAGGCGGAGTTTATTCGTGTCATCAAAAATGGTTTGGAATTTACAGTGAACAATGACACTCTACTAACTTTGGGCATTCAGCCTCACCGTCCCGAAACAGGTTATGGATACATTCAAGCCGATTCAATTAATAATGAAAAATTAATAAGTAAGAATTTTGAAACCGATAACAGACAAGCGATAACAGACAATCCGTTAAACGTAATCGCTTTTAAAGAAAAACCTGATCTTGTTACAGCGAAAGAATATTTAGCTGCAGGAAACTATTATTGGAACTCTGGTATTTTCTTGTGGTCGCTAAAGAGCATTGTAAAAGCTTTCGAAAAGGACTTGCCTGAAGTGGCTGAGCTATTTCAAAAGGGGGCAGCTGTTTACAATACAAACAAAGAGCAAGCCTTTATCGACGAAATGTTTCCAACATGCATGAAGATCTCCATTGATTATGGCATCATGGAAAAGGCGGATAACATCTATGTTCAGCCAGCTGATTTTGGATGGTCTGATTTGGGTACCTGGGGATCGCTTTGGGAAAAGCGCGAACGTTGTGAACAGGGAAATACTGTAGTTGGCGAAAAAGTTCATGTTTTTGAATCAAGCAATTGTATTGTGAACATGCCAAAGAATAAAAAAGTAGTGATTCAAGGTTTGAACGATTGTATTGTGGTTGAAGACAATGATGTTTTGTTGATCTGCAAAAAGGAGGAAGAACAGAGAATTAAGGAATTTAGAGCTGCTGTTCTGAATGATTAA